A section of the Halopiger aswanensis genome encodes:
- a CDS encoding DUF2391 family protein, with protein sequence MRIRRPRRPRQFRLADSAQQIVGGFLLAGPFVVTQEVWDLADSMNRWQLLGVVIVVFGIGYGALYAADTTRDVDEEQEVAGIPLRFISLMLASFGSVTVLALLLDAPDVFLDGKPFPAVVETTFTAVSVGSVFSVVGAATADSLFSKPDNGNGT encoded by the coding sequence ATGAGAATTCGACGCCCGCGCCGGCCGCGGCAGTTCCGCCTTGCGGACTCGGCACAGCAGATCGTCGGCGGCTTTCTCCTCGCGGGGCCGTTCGTGGTCACGCAGGAGGTCTGGGACCTCGCCGATAGCATGAACCGCTGGCAGCTGCTCGGCGTCGTGATCGTCGTGTTCGGGATCGGCTACGGCGCGCTGTACGCCGCGGACACGACCCGCGACGTCGACGAGGAACAGGAGGTCGCCGGGATTCCGCTCCGGTTCATCTCGCTGATGCTCGCCTCGTTCGGCTCGGTCACGGTGCTCGCGCTACTGCTGGACGCGCCCGACGTGTTCCTCGACGGTAAACCGTTCCCCGCCGTCGTCGAGACCACGTTCACGGCCGTCAGCGTCGGCTCGGTCTTCAGCGTCGTCGGCGCGGCGACGGCGGACAGCCTCTTCTCGAAGCCCGATAACGGGAACGGCACCTAA
- the hpt gene encoding hypoxanthine/guanine phosphoribosyltransferase, whose protein sequence is MERLLESLDDAPIIDKDGYEYLVHPISNGVPRLDPDLLREVVVEVMRTVDLDVDKIVAPEAMGIHLATALSLQTDIPLVVIRKREYGLEGEVSLHQETGYSESEMYINDIEDGDRVVIVDDMLSTGGTLAAICGALDEIGAEIVDIVVVMRKVGESALDDTEYEATSLVDITVEDGEVTVHSTH, encoded by the coding sequence ATGGAACGGCTCCTCGAGTCGCTGGACGACGCACCGATCATCGACAAGGACGGCTACGAGTACCTCGTCCACCCGATCAGCAACGGCGTACCGCGGCTCGATCCCGACCTGCTGCGCGAGGTCGTCGTCGAAGTCATGCGGACCGTCGACCTGGACGTCGACAAGATCGTCGCCCCCGAGGCGATGGGGATCCACCTCGCGACCGCGCTCTCCCTGCAGACCGACATTCCGCTCGTCGTGATCCGCAAACGCGAGTACGGCCTCGAGGGGGAGGTCTCGCTCCACCAGGAGACGGGCTACTCGGAGTCCGAGATGTACATCAACGACATCGAGGACGGCGACCGCGTCGTCATCGTCGACGACATGCTCTCGACCGGCGGGACGCTGGCGGCGATCTGCGGTGCGCTGGACGAGATCGGGGCCGAGATCGTGGATATCGTCGTCGTGATGCGCAAGGTCGGCGAGTCCGCGCTCGACGACACCGAGTACGAGGCGACGAGTCTCGTCGACATCACCGTCGAAGACGGGGAAGTAACGGTCCACTCGACCCATTGA
- a CDS encoding GNAT family N-acetyltransferase gives MEIRAPEPDEADRIQEVVDSSMTTTFRLSPGQIDAITNEELNDEAVAAKIEDDETVLLIAETGEDIEGEAIAGFVEGSLVGDGEWGELNWLFVDPEHRGRGIGTALYEGATDALRERGADHVCVTVLEANTEGHQFVERFGLEHEGDRRVEIAEESFVKYVYADPDADLELPSEADDEDAEEGEFPETEETDGELTATTDGGETVYIARDEEESGTAASFYTAYEDADHAEQFGFYCANCGSLDISLDNMDRLECGDCGNSHASRSGESYDDSYL, from the coding sequence ATGGAGATTCGGGCCCCGGAACCGGACGAGGCCGATCGGATTCAGGAGGTCGTGGACAGTTCGATGACGACCACGTTCAGGCTCAGTCCGGGCCAGATCGACGCGATCACGAACGAGGAGTTGAACGACGAGGCCGTCGCGGCGAAGATCGAGGACGACGAAACCGTATTGCTGATCGCCGAGACCGGCGAGGACATCGAGGGCGAAGCGATCGCCGGGTTCGTCGAGGGCAGCCTCGTCGGGGACGGCGAGTGGGGCGAACTCAACTGGCTGTTCGTCGACCCCGAGCACCGCGGCCGCGGCATCGGCACGGCGCTGTACGAGGGTGCGACCGACGCCCTCCGCGAGCGCGGCGCCGACCACGTCTGCGTCACGGTCCTCGAGGCCAACACCGAGGGCCACCAGTTCGTCGAGCGGTTCGGCCTCGAACACGAGGGCGACCGCCGGGTCGAAATCGCCGAGGAGTCGTTCGTGAAGTACGTCTACGCGGATCCCGACGCCGACCTCGAGTTGCCGAGCGAGGCGGACGACGAGGACGCCGAGGAAGGTGAGTTCCCGGAAACCGAAGAGACGGACGGAGAACTCACGGCGACGACCGACGGTGGCGAGACGGTCTACATTGCACGCGACGAGGAAGAATCCGGGACCGCGGCGTCCTTTTATACCGCGTACGAGGACGCAGACCATGCTGAACAGTTCGGCTTCTACTGTGCGAACTGCGGGTCGCTCGACATCTCGCTAGACAATATGGACCGCCTCGAGTGCGGTGACTGCGGGAACTCTCACGCATCCCGGTCGGGGGAGTCCTACGACGACTCGTACCTTTAG
- a CDS encoding DUF7860 family protein — translation MQQRYGDLDYPFLTKAGFLFGVGLLALGGGAELIGHAVVGELPGWEDRLFTYSEALGILIAFFSVWIFGIYLPLTE, via the coding sequence ATGCAACAGCGATACGGCGATCTCGATTACCCCTTCCTGACGAAAGCGGGATTCCTGTTCGGGGTCGGATTACTCGCACTCGGCGGCGGCGCCGAGCTCATCGGTCACGCCGTCGTCGGCGAACTCCCCGGCTGGGAGGATCGACTCTTCACCTACTCGGAAGCGCTCGGTATCCTCATCGCCTTCTTCTCGGTGTGGATCTTCGGGATCTACCTCCCGCTTACCGAATAA
- a CDS encoding TM2 domain-containing protein, with amino-acid sequence MKYCINCGEQITAEAAVCTHCGVNQATSLEGSHEERGENEKYCVDCGTLINKQAELCPDCGVQQPAAGSTNSDKVAAGVLALLLGGLGAHKFYQGNVKLGVLYLCFFWTGIPALLGLAEGILMLIADDKEYEEKYADGSLFGR; translated from the coding sequence GTGAAATACTGTATTAACTGCGGCGAGCAGATCACCGCCGAGGCGGCGGTCTGCACCCACTGCGGCGTCAATCAGGCGACTTCGCTCGAGGGAAGCCACGAGGAGCGCGGCGAGAACGAAAAGTACTGCGTCGATTGCGGGACGCTGATCAACAAACAGGCCGAGCTCTGCCCGGACTGTGGCGTCCAACAGCCGGCCGCCGGATCGACGAATTCGGACAAGGTCGCGGCCGGCGTGCTGGCGCTGTTGCTCGGCGGACTCGGGGCGCACAAGTTCTACCAAGGGAACGTGAAACTCGGGGTACTGTATCTCTGTTTCTTCTGGACCGGGATTCCAGCCCTGCTCGGACTGGCCGAAGGGATTCTCATGCTGATCGCCGACGACAAGGAGTACGAGGAGAAATACGCTGACGGGAGTCTGTTCGGCCGCTAA
- a CDS encoding FAD-dependent oxidoreductase — protein MSGKYDLVIVGGGISGASLLYTTAKFSTIDSIALIEKEPEIAAINSHHTNNSQTLHFGDIETNYTLEKAEEVKEGAELLAGYLENHDADREMHDKRSKMVLGVGKEEVAKLERRHEEEGFGDLFPKLQAIGREEIAEYEPKVVEGRDPNKEMRALQTPDGYVVDYGQTTKSFVDEAREESNVDIYTGTSVKDITPTLDGYTIETTNGRFDADATVVAAGSHSLQFAKELGYGQDKVLLPVAGSFFLADDLLNGKVYTLQMKKLPFAAVHGDADVHDSSITRFGPTAKLVPTLERGRISTVGDFLDVFGLNAAAFLSYANILADRILLPYVLRNLVYDLPEVGPRQFLPHVQKVVPSVELEDIERAKGYGGVRPQIVDTKKKSLDMGEAKIVGDDIIFNITPSPGASTCLKNAMRDTHQILEFLGDDYEFDEDAFRAATIDNFPRAN, from the coding sequence ATGTCTGGCAAATACGACCTCGTAATCGTCGGCGGCGGCATCAGCGGCGCATCTCTCCTGTACACGACCGCGAAGTTCTCCACGATCGACTCGATCGCACTCATCGAGAAGGAACCGGAGATCGCGGCGATCAACTCGCATCACACGAACAACTCCCAAACGCTTCACTTCGGCGACATCGAGACCAACTACACCCTCGAGAAGGCCGAGGAAGTCAAGGAGGGCGCGGAACTGCTCGCGGGCTATCTCGAAAACCACGACGCCGACCGCGAGATGCACGACAAGCGCAGCAAGATGGTGCTGGGCGTGGGGAAAGAGGAGGTCGCCAAACTCGAGCGACGCCACGAAGAGGAGGGCTTCGGCGACCTGTTCCCGAAACTGCAGGCGATCGGCCGCGAGGAGATCGCCGAGTACGAGCCGAAGGTCGTGGAGGGCCGCGACCCGAACAAGGAGATGCGCGCCTTGCAGACGCCGGACGGCTACGTCGTCGACTACGGGCAGACGACCAAGTCGTTCGTCGATGAGGCGCGCGAGGAGTCGAACGTCGACATCTACACCGGCACGTCGGTCAAAGACATCACCCCGACGCTGGACGGCTACACGATCGAGACGACGAACGGTCGGTTCGACGCCGATGCGACCGTCGTCGCGGCCGGCTCGCACAGCCTCCAGTTCGCGAAGGAACTGGGCTACGGCCAGGATAAGGTCCTGCTGCCGGTCGCCGGGAGCTTCTTCCTCGCGGACGACCTGTTGAACGGGAAGGTCTACACGCTCCAGATGAAGAAGCTGCCCTTCGCCGCAGTTCACGGCGACGCGGACGTCCACGACTCGTCGATCACGCGATTCGGGCCGACGGCGAAGCTCGTGCCCACCCTCGAGCGCGGGCGCATCTCGACCGTCGGCGACTTCCTCGACGTGTTCGGGCTGAACGCGGCGGCGTTCCTGAGCTACGCGAACATTCTCGCCGATCGCATTCTGCTGCCGTACGTGCTCCGGAACCTCGTCTACGACCTTCCCGAGGTCGGTCCGCGGCAGTTCCTCCCGCACGTCCAGAAGGTCGTCCCCAGCGTCGAACTCGAGGACATCGAGCGCGCGAAGGGCTACGGCGGCGTCCGCCCGCAGATCGTCGACACGAAGAAGAAGTCCCTGGACATGGGCGAGGCGAAGATCGTCGGCGACGACATCATCTTCAACATCACGCCCTCGCCGGGCGCCTCGACCTGCCTGAAAAACGCCATGCGGGACACTCACCAGATCCTCGAGTTCCTCGGCGACGACTACGAGTTCGACGAGGATGCGTTCCGCGCGGCAACGATCGACAACTTCCCGCGCGCGAACTGA
- a CDS encoding sodium:calcium antiporter encodes MRRRALAALAAAVALTLPWIAVLGSTAILPSLDTLGTVIVTGLAVLGSSFLLAWAAETAEKDVPQAFAIAVLAVLAVAPEYAVDALYAWNAGVYAGTERGIEAGNLAVANMTGANRILIGIGWAGVALFTIFRAGASSDPAVDDRPGVLSDVVKLDREIGLEIVFLLLATLWAFLVPLNGGIDIFDMLVLVGIYVCYIGVILRGDVEPDMDHVGVPAYLQSFPKPGRVATVLLLFAFSGAMIFTAVEPFAHGLEELGESVGIPSFFMIQWIAPLASEAPELIVVVYLVNKARSTAGFNALISSKLNQWTLLIGTLVVVHSLALGRYGVLAFDFKQSAEIWLTAAQSFFAISLLIRFEISVKEAVALLGLFLSQVLLEFAIIREFVTLPFTSTDVLLAYSAIYIVLGLALFARRRHAFVRLLRRTAGTVGDAMSFGGEQPQSADD; translated from the coding sequence ATGAGACGCCGAGCCCTCGCCGCCCTCGCGGCCGCGGTCGCACTGACGCTCCCCTGGATTGCCGTTCTGGGGAGTACCGCTATCCTCCCGTCACTCGATACTCTCGGGACGGTGATCGTCACCGGACTGGCCGTCCTCGGCTCCTCGTTCCTGCTCGCGTGGGCGGCTGAGACAGCCGAGAAGGACGTCCCGCAAGCGTTCGCGATTGCCGTGTTGGCCGTCCTCGCCGTCGCCCCCGAGTACGCCGTCGACGCGCTCTACGCTTGGAACGCCGGCGTATACGCTGGCACCGAGCGCGGGATCGAGGCGGGGAACCTCGCCGTCGCCAACATGACCGGCGCGAACCGGATTCTCATCGGCATCGGCTGGGCCGGCGTCGCCCTCTTTACGATCTTCAGAGCGGGCGCGTCCAGCGATCCGGCGGTCGACGACCGGCCCGGCGTCCTCTCGGACGTCGTGAAACTCGACCGCGAGATCGGCCTCGAGATCGTCTTCCTGCTGTTGGCGACGCTGTGGGCGTTCCTCGTTCCGCTGAACGGCGGCATCGACATCTTCGACATGCTGGTGCTGGTCGGCATCTACGTCTGCTACATCGGGGTCATCCTGCGGGGCGACGTCGAACCGGACATGGACCACGTCGGCGTCCCGGCCTACCTCCAGAGCTTCCCGAAACCGGGCCGGGTCGCCACCGTCCTCCTCCTGTTCGCGTTCTCCGGCGCGATGATCTTCACCGCCGTCGAGCCGTTCGCTCACGGCCTCGAGGAACTGGGCGAGAGCGTCGGTATCCCCTCGTTCTTTATGATCCAGTGGATCGCGCCGCTGGCCTCCGAGGCGCCGGAACTCATCGTCGTCGTCTACCTCGTGAACAAGGCGCGCTCGACGGCCGGCTTCAACGCGCTCATTTCCTCGAAGCTCAACCAGTGGACGCTGCTGATCGGGACGCTCGTGGTCGTCCACTCGCTCGCGCTGGGCCGGTACGGCGTCCTCGCGTTCGACTTCAAGCAGTCGGCCGAGATCTGGCTGACCGCCGCGCAGTCCTTCTTCGCCATTTCCCTGCTGATCCGATTCGAGATCTCCGTGAAGGAGGCCGTGGCGCTGCTTGGACTGTTCCTCTCGCAGGTCCTGCTCGAGTTCGCCATCATCCGCGAGTTCGTGACGCTCCCGTTCACGAGCACCGACGTCCTGCTCGCCTACAGCGCGATTTACATCGTCCTCGGGCTGGCGCTGTTCGCCCGGCGACGCCACGCGTTCGTGCGACTCCTCCGACGAACGGCGGGGACGGTCGGTGACGCGATGTCGTTCGGCGGGGAGCAGCCCCAGAGCGCGGACGACTGA
- the lrp gene encoding HTH-type transcriptional regulator Lrp, translated as MTYEHLDADLVNELLGNGRASLRSLAEELDVSVTTVSNHLSDLEEEGVIEGYTPIVDYDAVGYDVTAIMQLKAEGNALPEITETLREHEQMISVYEVTGDYDVIAIGKFQDTDDMNDQIKQLLTDPDINQSNTSVVLNQVAENQQFELETGDD; from the coding sequence ATGACGTACGAACATCTCGACGCCGATCTCGTCAACGAACTGCTCGGGAACGGCCGCGCGAGCCTGCGCAGCCTCGCCGAGGAACTGGACGTCTCCGTGACGACCGTCTCGAATCACCTCTCCGATCTCGAGGAGGAGGGTGTCATCGAGGGCTACACGCCGATCGTCGACTACGACGCCGTCGGCTACGACGTGACGGCGATCATGCAACTCAAAGCCGAAGGGAACGCGCTTCCCGAGATCACGGAGACGCTCCGGGAGCACGAGCAGATGATCTCCGTCTACGAGGTCACCGGCGACTACGACGTCATCGCTATCGGCAAGTTCCAGGATACGGACGACATGAACGACCAGATCAAACAGTTGCTGACCGACCCCGACATCAATCAGTCCAACACGAGCGTCGTGCTGAATCAGGTCGCCGAAAACCAGCAGTTCGAACTGGAAACCGGCGACGACTAA
- a CDS encoding DUF2085 domain-containing protein — protein MKIDPAELRAGLAETRRFVLSHHLPSEYHRCYSPSIGDRRVHVCARCLGVYPGIAMGVLTALFLLNDVPLALVALLPLPALCDWALTTFRPARGSNVIRTATGTLLGCGYGLGVALFLLEHELAVLGIGAVYAVIAGFLLTRAW, from the coding sequence GTGAAGATCGACCCCGCCGAACTTCGGGCTGGACTCGCCGAGACGAGGCGGTTCGTCCTCTCCCATCACCTCCCGTCGGAGTACCACCGCTGTTATTCGCCCAGTATTGGCGACCGACGGGTCCACGTCTGTGCTCGGTGTCTGGGCGTCTATCCAGGTATCGCGATGGGCGTTCTGACCGCGTTGTTCCTCCTGAACGACGTACCGCTGGCGCTCGTCGCTTTGCTACCGCTGCCGGCGCTTTGCGACTGGGCTCTCACGACGTTCCGTCCTGCTCGAGGCTCCAACGTCATCCGGACTGCGACCGGCACCCTCCTCGGCTGCGGCTACGGACTCGGTGTTGCGCTCTTTCTCCTCGAGCACGAACTGGCCGTCCTCGGGATCGGTGCCGTCTACGCCGTAATCGCCGGTTTCCTGCTCACTCGCGCCTGGTGA
- a CDS encoding SDR family NAD(P)-dependent oxidoreductase, with protein MGALTYDFDDETVIVTGGASGIGREVATRFGEAGATVIVADVREEPKREGESTPTHERIEDADGRATFVETDVTDADDVAAVVEAAREFGGVDVMVNNAAIYRHGSVLETDLETFDRLLEINVRGVLAGTRAAARDMLARDEPGTIVNTASISSEYAQLGHSMYDSSKGAVMMLTRVAALELAPYDVRVNAVAPGIVKTAFGAEGPDRSRDEGLILEDADVPDPLEREGEIGTDIPMGRMAEPEDIAGPYLFLASDDAEYMTGHLLYVDGGYSIL; from the coding sequence ATGGGCGCGTTAACGTACGACTTCGACGACGAGACGGTGATCGTGACCGGCGGCGCATCGGGGATCGGACGCGAAGTCGCGACTCGCTTCGGCGAGGCGGGCGCGACGGTCATCGTCGCCGACGTTCGCGAGGAGCCCAAACGCGAGGGCGAGTCCACGCCGACCCACGAGCGCATCGAAGACGCTGACGGTCGAGCAACGTTCGTCGAAACCGACGTCACCGACGCCGACGACGTCGCGGCCGTCGTCGAGGCCGCCCGCGAGTTCGGGGGCGTCGACGTGATGGTCAACAACGCCGCCATCTACCGCCACGGCTCGGTGCTCGAGACCGACCTCGAGACGTTCGATCGGCTCCTCGAGATCAACGTGCGGGGCGTCCTCGCGGGCACCCGAGCGGCCGCCAGGGACATGCTCGCCCGGGACGAGCCGGGAACGATCGTCAACACAGCGTCGATCAGCTCCGAGTACGCCCAACTGGGCCACTCGATGTACGACAGTTCGAAGGGCGCGGTGATGATGCTCACCCGCGTCGCCGCGCTCGAGCTCGCCCCCTACGACGTCCGCGTCAACGCCGTCGCGCCGGGGATCGTGAAGACGGCGTTCGGCGCCGAGGGCCCGGACCGCTCGCGGGACGAGGGGCTCATCCTCGAGGACGCCGACGTTCCGGACCCGCTCGAGCGCGAGGGCGAGATCGGCACCGACATTCCGATGGGGCGGATGGCTGAACCGGAGGACATCGCGGGGCCGTACTTGTTCCTGGCGAGCGACGACGCCGAGTACATGACGGGCCACCTGCTGTACGTCGACGGCGGGTACAGCATCCTCTAA
- a CDS encoding uracil-xanthine permease family protein — translation MATDSDGGIQLEYGLDEKPPVPKSILLGLQHVAVMIVPATAVAYVVAGGVGLDPADTAYIVQMVLLFSGLATMIQAYTVGPVGARLPIVMGSSFTFVGASISIGADFGMAAVFGAILVTGFVVEGLIGWQFKRIKPFFPPLVTGLVVVIIGLYLIPVAMDYAAGGVDAPDFGALHNIGLAALVLAIAVGLNMLTRGVTRLLSVLVAIAVGYAVAVALTFATGLELVDFSPVGDAAWVALPKPTRFGFEFEPIAIATFAVLFLVSAMETVGDMSGVTAAEGRNPTNEEFRGGLFNDGLLSSVGAVFGAFPITSFSQNVGIVNFTGVMSRHVVGIGGVFLAVLGLSPKVGAAVTTIPSAVFGGAVLLMAGMVAASGFRLIVTHADLDRRNTVVVAVSLGLGLGIATTPEALAGLPDAAETFFGQPVIVTALSALALNTFVPGAQSPLFDAVPKDADGSTGSADAATAGPTDD, via the coding sequence ATGGCAACTGACTCCGATGGGGGGATTCAACTCGAGTACGGCCTCGACGAGAAGCCGCCGGTACCGAAATCGATCCTGCTGGGGCTCCAGCACGTCGCGGTGATGATCGTGCCGGCGACGGCGGTGGCGTACGTCGTCGCCGGCGGCGTCGGCCTCGACCCGGCGGATACGGCCTACATCGTCCAGATGGTCCTGCTGTTCTCCGGCCTGGCGACGATGATTCAGGCCTACACCGTCGGCCCGGTCGGCGCGCGCCTGCCGATCGTCATGGGCTCGAGTTTCACGTTCGTGGGGGCATCGATCTCGATCGGCGCGGACTTCGGGATGGCCGCGGTGTTCGGCGCGATCCTCGTCACGGGATTCGTCGTCGAGGGTCTCATCGGCTGGCAGTTCAAACGCATCAAACCCTTCTTCCCGCCGCTCGTCACCGGCCTCGTCGTCGTCATCATCGGCCTCTACCTCATTCCGGTGGCGATGGATTACGCCGCCGGCGGCGTCGACGCGCCGGACTTCGGCGCCCTTCACAACATCGGTCTCGCCGCGCTCGTACTGGCGATCGCCGTCGGACTCAACATGCTCACCCGCGGCGTGACGCGACTGCTGTCCGTCCTCGTCGCCATCGCCGTCGGCTACGCGGTTGCGGTCGCGCTGACGTTCGCGACCGGCCTCGAACTGGTGGACTTCTCGCCCGTCGGCGACGCGGCGTGGGTCGCCCTTCCCAAACCCACCCGCTTCGGCTTCGAGTTCGAGCCGATCGCGATCGCCACCTTCGCCGTCCTCTTCCTCGTCTCCGCGATGGAGACGGTCGGCGACATGTCCGGCGTCACGGCCGCCGAGGGCCGCAACCCGACCAACGAGGAGTTCCGCGGCGGGTTGTTCAACGACGGCCTGCTGAGTTCGGTCGGCGCCGTCTTCGGCGCGTTCCCGATCACCTCGTTCTCGCAGAACGTCGGCATCGTCAACTTCACCGGCGTGATGAGCCGCCACGTCGTCGGCATCGGCGGGGTCTTCCTCGCCGTCCTCGGGCTGAGCCCGAAGGTCGGCGCGGCCGTCACGACCATCCCCAGCGCCGTCTTCGGCGGCGCCGTGTTGCTGATGGCCGGGATGGTCGCCGCCAGCGGCTTCCGACTGATCGTCACCCACGCCGACCTCGACCGCCGGAACACGGTCGTCGTCGCCGTCTCGCTGGGGCTCGGGCTCGGCATCGCGACGACGCCCGAGGCGCTCGCCGGCCTGCCCGACGCCGCGGAGACGTTCTTCGGCCAGCCGGTCATCGTCACCGCGCTCTCGGCGCTGGCGCTCAACACGTTCGTGCCCGGCGCGCAGAGTCCGCTGTTCGACGCCGTCCCCAAGGACGCGGACGGGTCGACCGGCTCGGCCGACGCCGCGACGGCCGGTCCCACCGACGACTAA